One region of Athene noctua chromosome 18, bAthNoc1.hap1.1, whole genome shotgun sequence genomic DNA includes:
- the ARHGDIA gene encoding rho GDP-dissociation inhibitor 1, whose product MAEQEPTAEQLAQIAAENEEDEHSVNYKPPAQKSIQEIQELDKDDESLRKYKEALLGAVTVTADPNAPNVVVTKLTLVCATAPGPLELDLTGDLESYKKQAFVLKEGVEYRIKISFRVNREIVSGLKYIQHTFRKGVKIDKTEYMVGSYGPRAEEYEFLTPMEEAPKGMLARGSYNIKSKFTDDDKTDHLSWEWNLTIKKDWKD is encoded by the exons ATGGCAGAGCAGGAGCCCACGGCGGAGCAGCTGGCCCAGATTGCAGCTGAAAATGAGGAGGACGAACACTCTGTCAACTATAAGCCACCTGCCCAGAAGAGCATCCAGGAGATCCAGGAGCTGGACAAGGATGATGAGAGCCTGCGCAAGTACAAGGAGGCGCTGCTCGGCGCCGTCACCGTCACCGCAG ATCCCAACGCTCCAAACGTGGTGGTGACCAAACTGACTTTGGTCTGTGCTACTGCTCCTGGCCCTCTGGAGCTGGACCTGACAG GTGACTTGGAGAGCTACAAGAAGCAAGCGTTCGTGCTGAAGGAGGGTGTGGAATACcggataaaaatctcctttagG GTGAACAGGGAGATCGTGTCAGGGTTGAAGTACATTCAGCACACGTTCCGGAAAGGCGTGAAAA TTGACAAGACCGAATACATGGTTGGGAGCTACGGCCCCCGGGCAGAGGAGTACGAGTTTCTGACCCCCATGGAAGAGGCCCCTAAGGGCATGCTGGCCCGGGGCAGCTACAACATCAAGTCCAAGTTCACAGATGATGATAAGACTGACCACCTGTCCTGGGAGTGGAACCTGACCATCAAGAAGGATTGGAAGGACTAG